A stretch of Hypomesus transpacificus isolate Combined female unplaced genomic scaffold, fHypTra1 scaffold_143, whole genome shotgun sequence DNA encodes these proteins:
- the LOC124488555 gene encoding putative nuclease HARBI1: MGAIDGCHVRIKSPGEPHGQNYFNRKSFHSIQLQAVCDHAGRFIDVFVGYPGSVHDTQVLRHSPRFQSVAYPLPDTFLLGDGGYPCLLRPISLITPYKNPLRGVAQQRNTDRSLKHRIHSTHPTHYTHTNDQGGWSHPKPGPFRGFFLHGSFSSSLLPLCLL; the protein is encoded by the exons ATGGGAGCCATTGACGGCTGCCATGTTCGTATCAAGTCCCCGGGAGAGCCCCATGGCCAGAATTATTTCAACAGGAAATCTTTCCATTCAATACAGCTGCAGGCGGTGTGTGACCATGCAGGGCGCTTCATCGATGTGTTTGTGGGTTATCCAGGTTCTGTCCACGACACCCAGGTCCTGAGGCACAGCCCCCGGTTCCAGTCTGTCGCGTACCCACTCCCTGATACCTTCTTGTTGGGTGATGGGGGGTACCCCTGTCTGCTGAGGCCCATTTCCCTCATCACGCCATACAAGAATCCACTCAGGGGAGTGGCACAACAGAG gaacacagacaggagcCTGAAACACCGCATTCACTCCACCCACCCTACtcactacactcacacaaatgACCAAGGAGGGTGGTCGCACCCTAAGCCTGGGCCCTTCCGAGGTTTCTTCCTACATGGGAGTTTTTCCTCGTCACTGTTGCCCTTGTGCTTGCTTTAG
- the LOC124488554 gene encoding uncharacterized protein LOC124488554, with amino-acid sequence MILKNLQQLINGIVLHLTASPLSSSKASFSISPVSTFLKTSPGPLNLSARKVKHWITKEELHLLKCNSKNTHLECHTRLPTAPLLSNHATTSTVPRLPSSPFPHQLQVLDTIGLAGVVSPLQARKKWDNLKTKYKELKCSPTGTGASTMGRIRLPRGHGTLPWMSCLARGPRASLPCCSSMAEPNSMGALSSPPRSASSSPPGEESSQEVSKKRRYTLALVGEMMERAEALEIERQRREVERQKRADVRLDRLLAVMERLAEK; translated from the exons ATGATTCTGAAGAATCTTCAACAACTGATCAACGGCATTGTTCTTCACCTGACA GCTTCTCCCCTGTCATCGTCCAAGGCATCCT TTTCAATTTCCCCGGTGTCCACATTTCTGAAGACGTCTCCTGGTCCCTTAAACCTCAGTGCAAGAAAGGTAAAACATTG GATCACAAAGGAAGAGCTGcatctcctgaaatgtaactCCAAGAACACTCACCTC GAATGTCACACCAGACTGCCTACCGCTCCTCTGTTGTCCAACCACGCCACAACCTCGACAGTTCCACGTCTGCCATCCTCGCCTTTCCCTCATCAGCT ACAGGTGCTCGATACCATTGGCCTTGCGGGCGTGGTTAGCCCACTTCAGGCCCGTAAGAAGTGGGACAACTTAAAAACTAAATACAAG GAGCTGAAGTGCTCACCTACGGGCACGGGGGCGAGCACAATGGGGAGGATACGGCTGCCTCGTGGCCATGGTACTCTGCCATGGATGAGCTGCTTGGCCAGAGGCCCGCGTGCCTCTTTGCCCTGCTGCTCATCCATGGCAGAGCCCAACTCTATGGGTGCCTTGTCCTCCCCACCAAGAAGTGCGTCTTCCTCACCaccgggagaggagagcagccagGAGGTTTCCAAGAAGAGGAGATACACCTTGGCCCTTGTGGGAGAAATGATGGAGAGGGCGGAGGCCTTGGAAATTGAAAGGCAGCGGAGAGAGGTGGAGCGGCAGAAGAGGGCCGATGTTCGATTGGACAGGCTTCTGGCTGTGATGGAGCGGTTGGccgaaaaataa
- the LOC124488562 gene encoding uncharacterized protein LOC124488562, with protein MSVTQIQEVSSRFLHLKPEIPSIFSRKPRGLEELERWKATEFRQFMLYTGKVVLRGILRDDLYLHFLSFSVAMCILVSSTTLKQYSQYAQQLLQYFVVRGRELYGKTFLVYNTHTMLHITADAVLFDGLDNCSAFKFESFLHTMKRMVRNGRCPLSQVVKRIEKRKEEPLQVQKQKITNSPKDRAFGLDSEGGCDVIDETEKNGMYYIVEFLVENLVGIVAQCWTYEEKEQQYSYWPPSNQTKRAKKQEIPDEELWISRRVRIFAATGDFERALRWSKTAEDKSAVETEEDKPRKKKRPNKFGDSSEDEGSSWEVEPMKNTKRRDGPFPRAKATTDSLKKKIDIAKLPTPPRPKKAKISDPFPNPPPPTLATDGTNDELPESQHSMTLTQHFVEDKRPSWPATAWEPRKLQDTLQVLLRKVETIEASQREILLQLRRSQGRQNSPSQPHWWGHSWRVRQESDAVRGNKCCLELLQLQGEKGDVAFHWHNCVHNN; from the exons ATGTCTGTGACACAAATACAGGAGGTGAGCAGCAGGTTTCTTCACCTTAAACCTGAAattccctccatcttctcccgcAAACCACGAGGTCTTGAAGAGCTGGAAAGGTGGAAAGCCACGGAATTCCGGCAGTTTATGCTGTACACTGGTAAGGTGGTGCTGAGGGGAATCCTGAGGGATGACCTGTACCTCCACTTCTTGTCCTTCAGTGTGGCGATGTGCATTTTAGTGAGCTCTACGACTCTCAAGCAGTATTCACAATACGCTCAACAACTACTGCAGTACTTTGTTGTGAGAGGACGGGAGCTTTATGGCAAGACGTTTCTTGTGTACAATACGCACACAATGCTCCACATAACTGCAGATGCCGTTCTGTTCGATGGGTTGGACAACTGCAGTGCCTTTAAATTTGAAAGTTTCTTGCACACCATGAAGAGGATGGTGAGGAATGGAAGATGCCCCCTTTCCCAGGTGGTGAAGAGGATcgagaagagaaaagaagaacCCCTGCAAGTGCAAAAACAGAAAATTACAAATAGCCCAAAGGACAGAGCGTTCGGGCTGGATAGTGAGGGAGGCTGCGATGTCATTGATGAGACAGAAAAAAATGG AATGTACTACATTGTAGAATTCCTTGTGGAAAACCTGGTGGGAATAGTGGCCCAGTGTTGGACCTATGAAGAAAAGGAG CAACAATACAGCTACTGGCCACCATCCAACCAGACCAAAAGGGCAAAAAAACAGGAGATCCCGGATGAGGAGCTGTGGATCAGCAGAAGAGTCCGGATCTTTGCAGCAACTG GTGATTTTGAGAGAGCACTTAGATGGAGCAAGACCGCTGAGGACAAGTCTGCCGTCGAAACGGAGGAGGACAAAccgagaaaaaagaaaagacctAACAAATTTGGAGACAGCAGTGAAG ATGAGGGTTCATCATGGGAAGTTGAGCCGATGAAAAATACAAAACGTCGAG ATGGACCATTTCCACGAGCCAAAGCAACTACGGACTCTTTAAAAAAGAAGATAGATATAG CTAAACTTCCAACCCCTCCCCGGCCAAAGAAAGCAAAAA TCTCAGATCCATTcccaaaccctccacctccgACCCTGGCAACAGATGGAACTAACG ATGAACTACCAGAATCCCAGCACTCCATGACTCTGACCCAGCATTTTGTCGAAG ACAAGAGACCCTCTTGGCCAGCGACAGCTTGGGAGCCAAGAAAACTGCAAG ATACACTACAAGTTCTCCTTCGAAAGGTGGAGACAATTGAAGCAAGCCAGAGGGAGATACTTCTTCAGTTGCGCAGAAGCCAGGGAAGACAAA ATTCACCATCTCAGCCTCACTGGTGGGGCCACTCCTGGAGAGTGCGTCAGGAGAGTGATGCGGTCCGTGGCAACAAATGCTGTTTGGAGTTGCTACAGCTTCAAGGGGAAAAGGGAGACGTTGCCTTTCATTGGCACAACTGTGTGCACAACAATTAA